One Pontibacillus yanchengensis DNA window includes the following coding sequences:
- a CDS encoding aldehyde dehydrogenase family protein yields MRIGSIINGQERNEKDRESLAVLNPYNHEEIGMLALATEEDLNDAVETAFCTYHDIMKPMSAHERAEILRNAADLLVEQKDEFASILVQEAGKPLKYSKGEVDRAIQVLRFASELAKNIYGELIPMDAAPRGQNRIGMVTRKPLGVVGAITPFNFPLNLSLHKLAPAIAAGNTVVFKPAEKTPFSAYKLVKLFEQAGLPNGILNLVIGTGKEVGEPLVQHDKVNKITFTGSVPVGKNIRASAGLKKVTLELGSNSPNILFEDANVEDTVEKLTTGAFAFSGQVCISAQRIYVHHTIYEEFLEKYKERTKMLTIGDPANEATDIGPMINEDESKRAKEWIDDAIENGATLQVGGERTGTVLEPTIMTDVKKNMKIIAQEVFAPIVSVMPFKTEEEVVKRSNDSIYGLQAGLFTNNIDRAFRVADQLEMGGVWINEISTYRQDNHPYGGVKQSGLGKEGVKYAIEDMTEMKFIGVKLQGKE; encoded by the coding sequence ATGAGAATTGGATCAATAATAAATGGTCAAGAACGCAACGAAAAAGATCGGGAGTCATTAGCTGTTCTAAACCCATATAACCATGAAGAAATCGGCATGCTTGCATTAGCCACAGAAGAAGATTTAAACGATGCTGTAGAGACAGCTTTCTGTACTTACCATGATATTATGAAGCCTATGTCCGCACATGAACGCGCAGAAATTTTACGAAACGCTGCAGATTTATTGGTTGAACAAAAAGATGAATTCGCCTCTATTTTAGTTCAAGAAGCTGGAAAACCATTGAAGTACAGCAAAGGAGAAGTAGACCGTGCGATACAGGTATTACGTTTTGCTTCTGAGCTTGCCAAAAACATTTATGGTGAATTGATTCCTATGGATGCAGCTCCAAGGGGACAGAATAGAATAGGAATGGTCACGAGAAAACCATTAGGAGTCGTAGGAGCTATTACTCCGTTTAACTTTCCATTGAACTTATCACTGCACAAACTAGCTCCTGCTATTGCGGCTGGTAACACCGTTGTATTTAAGCCAGCAGAGAAAACACCTTTTTCTGCTTATAAATTAGTTAAACTATTTGAACAAGCCGGTTTGCCTAACGGTATTTTAAACCTTGTCATTGGTACAGGGAAAGAAGTCGGCGAACCACTCGTCCAACATGATAAAGTAAACAAAATTACATTCACAGGATCTGTTCCAGTAGGAAAAAACATACGAGCCTCGGCCGGCTTAAAGAAAGTAACACTTGAGCTTGGATCAAATTCCCCTAACATTTTATTTGAGGATGCTAATGTGGAAGATACTGTAGAGAAATTAACAACAGGTGCTTTTGCATTTTCAGGTCAAGTCTGTATCTCGGCACAGAGAATTTATGTTCATCACACCATATATGAGGAATTCCTGGAGAAATATAAGGAACGCACCAAGATGTTAACCATCGGAGACCCAGCCAACGAAGCAACTGACATAGGACCGATGATCAATGAGGATGAATCTAAGCGAGCGAAGGAATGGATTGACGATGCTATAGAAAATGGCGCTACTCTTCAAGTCGGTGGTGAACGAACGGGTACTGTTTTAGAGCCAACTATTATGACGGATGTAAAGAAAAACATGAAGATTATCGCTCAAGAGGTCTTCGCTCCGATTGTTTCTGTCATGCCTTTCAAAACAGAAGAAGAAGTAGTGAAACGCAGCAATGATTCCATTTACGGGTTACAGGCTGGTTTGTTTACAAATAATATCGACAGGGCTTTTCGAGTAGCTGATCAACTAGAAATGGGTGGTGTCTGGATTAATGAAATTTCCACATACCGACAAGACAATCATCCATACGGCGGTGTAAAACAAAGTGGTCTTGGTAAAGAAGGCGTTAAATATGCTATTGAGGACATGACAGAAATGAAGTTTATAGGAGTGAAGCTTCAAGGAAAGGAGTGA
- a CDS encoding PdaC/SigV domain-containing protein, protein MIFNIILASILSFFTITVPTEDAVTSDNDSFHKSEKKYSITVDYPIFDGTKHPAFIKEINERYKQYAQDLYKGYMEHASVYSYLAKIREQSLEYTSTYEIPYNQYPLVSILYHHVELSSGPEKQHYNEAKTFDIESQKELSLHDLFDTSTPYEKFLLNKASEQLTDKKHIKSNHLSEDAMYYLEKDKLILFTRPDAILSTKEEISTVTIPFSELRPYLTEHYEKLLLSNKY, encoded by the coding sequence ATGATTTTCAATATAATATTAGCCTCTATACTGTCGTTTTTCACAATAACTGTTCCAACAGAAGATGCGGTCACCTCTGACAATGACTCCTTTCATAAATCAGAAAAAAAGTACAGTATTACTGTCGACTACCCTATATTTGATGGAACGAAACATCCTGCTTTTATAAAAGAAATAAATGAGAGATATAAGCAGTACGCTCAAGATTTATATAAAGGATACATGGAACATGCTAGTGTGTACTCCTATCTTGCCAAAATTCGGGAACAATCTTTAGAATATACATCCACTTATGAAATCCCTTATAATCAATATCCACTAGTGAGCATTTTATATCACCATGTGGAATTATCAAGCGGTCCAGAAAAACAGCATTATAATGAGGCAAAAACATTTGATATCGAAAGTCAAAAAGAGCTTTCTTTACATGATTTGTTCGACACTTCCACTCCTTATGAAAAGTTCTTGTTAAATAAAGCATCGGAGCAACTAACCGACAAAAAACACATTAAAAGCAACCATCTTAGTGAAGATGCAATGTATTATTTGGAAAAAGACAAGCTTATCTTGTTCACGAGACCAGATGCGATTCTCTCCACTAAAGAAGAAATCTCAACTGTTACTATCCCCTTTTCTGAACTCCGTCCGTATCTAACAGAACATTATGAGAAGCTGTTATTGAGTAATAAATATTAA
- a CDS encoding alpha/beta-type small acid-soluble spore protein, with protein MARRNRNKILVPEAREGLDQLKTKVIQSANPGYVKYEIAREQGIPLQEGYNGNLTSKDAGTIGGSVGGNMVKELVKMGEQQLLNKNK; from the coding sequence ATGGCAAGACGGAATCGCAATAAGATACTAGTACCAGAAGCCAGAGAAGGATTAGATCAACTGAAGACCAAAGTGATTCAGTCGGCTAATCCAGGCTATGTGAAGTATGAAATAGCTAGAGAACAAGGCATCCCATTACAAGAGGGATATAACGGAAACCTTACCTCAAAAGATGCCGGTACAATTGGGGGTAGCGTTGGTGGAAACATGGTGAAAGAACTTGTGAAAATGGGAGAGCAACAACTTTTAAATAAAAACAAATAA
- a CDS encoding CoA-disulfide reductase, which produces MKFVIIGGDAAGMSAAMQIVRNSSGNEITTLEKGTIYSYGQCGLPYTFTNQVESTDDLIARTPETFKNKYGIDTKILHEVTRVDYEEKVVHGTNLKTNESFQESYDRLLVATGASPVFPPWDGKDLEGIFTLKTIPDAQDIKAFLGKDIENITIIGGGYIGLEMAESMAEIGKNVQIIERGNQLAKIFDEEMAELIHDEGKNQNLTLTFEESVEGFKGTNQVEAVVTNKGEHKTDLVLVAVGVAPNTSFMNGTGAYKTYNDALIVNHYMQTNIKDIYAAGDCATQYHRIKEKDDYIPLGTHANKQGQIAGVNMIDQPRTFKGVVGSSIIKFFSLTLGRTGLSEKEAQSLSIPYETITIQSTHAAGYYSKEDKMTLKLVFNKESRLLLGGQIIGGAGVDKRIDVLATALYHQMKVDELQDLDLSYAPPYNGVWDPLQQAARKT; this is translated from the coding sequence ATGAAATTCGTCATTATTGGAGGAGATGCAGCAGGAATGAGTGCTGCCATGCAGATTGTTCGCAATAGTTCAGGAAATGAAATTACTACGCTAGAAAAAGGGACTATATACTCCTATGGGCAATGCGGTCTCCCCTATACCTTTACGAATCAAGTTGAGTCTACAGATGATTTAATTGCACGTACACCTGAGACATTTAAAAACAAATATGGGATTGATACAAAAATCCTTCATGAGGTCACACGTGTCGATTATGAAGAAAAGGTAGTCCATGGAACCAACTTAAAAACAAATGAATCCTTTCAAGAATCCTACGATCGATTACTTGTTGCAACAGGAGCAAGTCCAGTCTTTCCTCCATGGGATGGGAAAGATCTAGAAGGTATTTTCACACTAAAAACGATACCAGACGCTCAGGATATCAAGGCGTTCTTAGGTAAAGACATCGAGAATATCACTATTATAGGTGGAGGTTATATCGGGCTAGAAATGGCAGAAAGCATGGCTGAGATTGGCAAAAACGTCCAAATCATCGAACGCGGGAACCAGTTAGCAAAGATTTTTGATGAGGAAATGGCGGAGCTCATCCATGACGAAGGCAAAAATCAAAACCTGACCCTTACCTTTGAAGAGTCTGTTGAAGGCTTTAAAGGAACCAATCAAGTAGAGGCAGTTGTAACAAATAAAGGTGAACATAAAACAGATCTTGTTTTAGTTGCCGTTGGCGTGGCTCCAAATACATCATTTATGAATGGAACAGGAGCTTACAAAACCTACAATGATGCGCTAATTGTTAATCATTATATGCAAACAAATATTAAAGATATATATGCAGCCGGAGACTGTGCAACTCAATACCATCGCATTAAGGAAAAAGATGATTATATTCCACTAGGAACACATGCCAATAAACAAGGTCAGATTGCTGGCGTAAATATGATCGATCAACCTCGAACGTTCAAAGGTGTTGTAGGCTCTTCGATTATAAAGTTCTTTTCTCTTACACTTGGTCGTACAGGCCTTTCAGAAAAAGAGGCTCAATCTCTTAGCATCCCTTATGAAACCATAACAATACAATCAACTCACGCTGCAGGATATTACTCTAAAGAAGATAAAATGACACTAAAGCTTGTTTTCAACAAGGAGAGTCGTCTTTTGTTAGGTGGGCAGATTATTGGTGGTGCTGGTGTTGATAAACGAATTGATGTCTTAGCGACAGCATTATATCATCAAATGAAAGTTGATGAGCTACAGGATTTAGACCTATCCTACGCTCCACCATATAACGGTGTATGGGACCCCCTACAACAAGCAGCTAGAAAAACTTAA
- a CDS encoding NADH-dependent flavin oxidoreductase, with amino-acid sequence MSQRSFIFDTYTLLSGATLKNRVLMAPMTNFLSNEDGSVSDKEIQYYQRRSGGVGAVITACANVNKTGKGFDGEIGADRDELIPGLRRLSDAIHEKGAKAILQIFHGGRMCPPHLIPGEDVVSASAVPSLRPNAVTPREMTEDEVQETIKDFGEATRRAIEAGFDGVEIHGANTYLIQQFFSPHSNRRTDQWGGEVEERMNFPLAVVESVQQAVRNHASDSFIVGYRLSPEEKEEPGITMDDTLQLVDVLAKQHLDYLHISLSKFKQGSIRDEQDTKPRLEMIQERVGSLVPVMGVGTLITPDEVEKALAEVPLVSIGRELLMEPDWVEKVQSQREDELRLTMKKKQKDDLLIPEPMWTKILSVPNWFPLDED; translated from the coding sequence TTGAGTCAACGTTCATTTATTTTTGATACCTATACACTACTATCAGGTGCTACTTTGAAGAACAGAGTACTTATGGCTCCGATGACAAACTTTTTATCAAATGAGGATGGCTCTGTTTCAGATAAAGAAATCCAATACTATCAACGCCGTTCTGGCGGTGTTGGTGCTGTCATAACAGCGTGCGCGAACGTTAACAAAACTGGAAAAGGATTTGACGGAGAGATTGGAGCAGACCGCGATGAACTGATTCCAGGACTGCGACGTCTTAGCGACGCCATTCATGAAAAAGGTGCTAAAGCTATTTTACAAATCTTCCACGGCGGAAGAATGTGTCCCCCACATTTAATTCCTGGGGAAGATGTTGTAAGCGCAAGTGCTGTACCATCTTTACGTCCAAATGCAGTAACTCCTCGGGAGATGACGGAAGATGAAGTTCAAGAAACCATAAAAGATTTCGGAGAAGCTACTCGTCGTGCAATTGAAGCAGGCTTCGACGGCGTAGAAATCCATGGGGCGAACACCTATTTAATTCAACAATTTTTCTCCCCTCATTCTAATCGTCGTACGGATCAATGGGGCGGAGAAGTAGAAGAGCGCATGAATTTCCCTCTTGCTGTAGTTGAATCCGTTCAGCAGGCGGTTCGGAACCACGCTAGCGATTCGTTTATTGTGGGGTATCGTCTATCACCTGAAGAAAAAGAGGAACCAGGTATTACAATGGACGACACACTTCAGCTTGTAGATGTGTTAGCTAAACAACATCTAGATTACCTTCACATCTCACTATCTAAGTTCAAGCAAGGCTCCATTCGTGATGAACAAGATACGAAACCTCGTCTTGAAATGATACAAGAACGTGTGGGAAGCTTAGTCCCCGTAATGGGAGTGGGCACGTTAATCACACCTGATGAGGTAGAAAAAGCACTAGCTGAAGTCCCTCTTGTCTCAATAGGTCGTGAATTGCTTATGGAACCTGATTGGGTGGAAAAAGTACAATCACAACGTGAGGACGAGCTGCGTTTAACAATGAAGAAAAAGCAAAAAGATGATCTACTTATTCCTGAACCAATGTGGACGAAAATATTAAGTGTCCCAAATTGGTTTCCATTAGATGAAGATTAA
- a CDS encoding VOC family protein: MKSPIENKIHTVFVHVSDLKRSVQWYSTLLGQNVNLDEVKPPVYNVPINTYTGLVLDGGPNGGKEYVGLLPHPLCNLHAPDIDEAYQFVSEKGFEINSEISRFDDIEFFTVKDPDGNVIMLCTG; encoded by the coding sequence ATGAAAAGTCCCATTGAGAACAAGATACATACCGTATTTGTACATGTTTCCGATTTAAAAAGATCTGTGCAATGGTATAGCACCTTATTAGGTCAAAATGTGAATTTAGATGAAGTTAAACCACCAGTTTATAATGTGCCAATCAATACGTACACAGGTCTTGTTTTGGATGGGGGCCCAAATGGCGGTAAGGAGTATGTTGGTCTTTTACCACACCCACTTTGTAACCTTCATGCACCTGATATTGATGAAGCCTACCAGTTTGTTTCGGAAAAAGGTTTTGAGATTAATTCAGAAATTTCCCGGTTTGATGATATTGAGTTTTTCACAGTAAAAGACCCAGATGGGAACGTTATAATGCTATGTACGGGGTGA
- a CDS encoding HIT family protein encodes MEHSCVFCALYKDSEQQIVMETEYCYFIQKPSEQEVLEGSGLIIPKQHHETVFDLTEEEWTETRKLLLRAKKYLDEKYQPNGYSVGWNVNQVGGQSIPHAHLHIIPRYEDEPYAGKGIRYWMKQPENKRR; translated from the coding sequence ATGGAGCATAGTTGTGTATTTTGTGCGTTATATAAGGATAGCGAGCAACAGATTGTTATGGAAACAGAGTATTGTTATTTCATTCAAAAACCTTCAGAGCAAGAGGTGCTTGAGGGGAGTGGACTCATTATACCAAAACAGCATCATGAGACAGTATTTGATTTAACAGAAGAGGAATGGACTGAAACAAGGAAACTTCTATTACGTGCAAAAAAATACTTAGACGAGAAGTATCAACCTAATGGGTATAGTGTAGGGTGGAATGTTAACCAAGTTGGAGGACAATCAATTCCCCATGCCCATCTGCATATTATACCGAGATATGAAGATGAGCCTTATGCGGGCAAAGGGATTCGGTATTGGATGAAGCAGCCGGAAAATAAACGTAGATAA
- a CDS encoding S8 family peptidase, translated as MKPFQLIPFRVNEIHEQSNEIPQGVKMIEAPSMWKHDVYGNGIVVAVIDSGCDVNHPDLRKAIIDGRNFTGGNPRDVSDGNGHGTHVAGTIAASLNNKGVAGVAPSTKLLILKTFDENGNASYENIVKAVKYANKWRGPRGERVRVISMSFGGSQNSAMLHRAIKNAVENDILVVCAAGNAGDGNEQTTEKLYPGYYKEVVQVGAVDFNGDMADFTNTNDEIDIVAPGVGIRSTYMNGQYATLSGTSMGTPHVAGASALLLEKNEQEFGRTLSEPELYAQLVKHTSPLGYSKRTEGNGLLTLGVSDVPYDEFEAFMLEEGSEE; from the coding sequence ATGAAACCATTTCAGTTAATACCGTTTAGAGTTAATGAAATCCATGAGCAGTCAAACGAAATTCCACAAGGTGTAAAAATGATTGAAGCACCATCTATGTGGAAGCATGATGTTTACGGAAATGGAATTGTTGTAGCGGTAATTGATTCTGGATGTGACGTAAACCATCCAGACTTAAGGAAAGCAATCATCGATGGACGAAATTTCACAGGTGGCAACCCTCGTGACGTGTCTGACGGTAACGGACATGGGACACATGTTGCAGGTACTATTGCAGCTTCGTTAAACAACAAAGGCGTGGCAGGAGTAGCTCCCTCAACAAAATTACTTATCCTCAAAACGTTTGATGAAAATGGGAATGCTTCTTATGAGAACATTGTCAAGGCGGTGAAATACGCAAATAAGTGGCGTGGCCCAAGAGGTGAGCGTGTACGTGTTATTTCCATGTCATTTGGAGGCAGTCAGAATTCTGCAATGCTCCATCGTGCCATTAAGAATGCGGTAGAAAATGATATCCTTGTAGTCTGTGCAGCTGGAAATGCTGGTGATGGAAATGAACAAACCACTGAAAAATTGTACCCAGGGTATTACAAAGAAGTCGTGCAAGTTGGGGCTGTTGACTTTAATGGAGACATGGCAGACTTTACAAATACAAACGATGAAATTGATATAGTTGCTCCTGGAGTCGGCATTCGTTCCACATATATGAACGGTCAATACGCTACCCTATCAGGAACTTCAATGGGGACACCTCACGTTGCAGGTGCTTCCGCTTTATTATTAGAAAAAAATGAACAAGAATTCGGCCGTACCTTATCTGAACCTGAACTGTATGCACAACTCGTTAAACACACTTCTCCATTAGGTTACAGTAAACGAACAGAAGGAAATGGATTACTTACCTTAGGGGTTAGTGACGTTCCATACGATGAATTTGAAGCCTTTATGTTAGAAGAAGGATCAGAAGAATAA
- a CDS encoding haloacid dehalogenase-like hydrolase, whose protein sequence is MKRFLNCTASDFQQMNGQDLVESIRTSEGRIVLSEVIPSFQPLYREVSNMELIASFGADLILLNLIDVFNPVMEGVPNEGSIVQQVKNLTGRPVGVNLEPVDPNLRMNEQLESLPIGRRYSKETVEKAMELGFDYICFTGNPRTGVSNKEIISAVRESKRIVGDDLFIIAGKMHGAGVTSESGSGITNESTIKDLVTVGADVILIPSPGTVPGVSVENVQNWTSYIHEAGALAMLTIGTSQEGATEDTIRQIALQNKMAGADIHHIGDAGYNGVAVPENIMEYSIAIRGKRHTYVRMARSINR, encoded by the coding sequence ATGAAACGTTTTTTAAATTGTACTGCATCAGATTTTCAACAAATGAATGGTCAGGATTTGGTTGAAAGCATTCGAACATCAGAGGGAAGAATTGTTTTATCAGAAGTCATTCCTTCCTTTCAGCCGCTATATCGTGAGGTGAGCAATATGGAGCTTATAGCATCATTTGGAGCGGATTTGATTTTACTAAATCTTATAGATGTATTTAATCCAGTTATGGAAGGTGTTCCAAATGAAGGTTCTATTGTTCAGCAAGTAAAAAACCTAACTGGTCGTCCAGTTGGAGTCAATCTAGAGCCAGTCGATCCAAACTTGAGAATGAATGAGCAACTTGAGTCACTACCGATTGGACGAAGATACTCTAAAGAAACGGTTGAAAAAGCAATGGAACTGGGATTTGATTATATTTGTTTTACTGGTAATCCAAGAACTGGAGTGAGTAATAAAGAAATAATTTCAGCGGTTCGTGAATCAAAAAGAATTGTTGGGGACGACTTGTTTATTATAGCTGGAAAGATGCATGGAGCTGGAGTTACAAGCGAAAGTGGAAGTGGCATAACCAATGAATCGACCATTAAGGATTTGGTAACAGTAGGAGCAGATGTTATCTTAATACCTTCACCTGGAACGGTTCCTGGAGTTAGTGTTGAGAATGTACAGAATTGGACGAGCTACATACATGAAGCTGGAGCTTTAGCGATGCTGACCATCGGCACAAGCCAAGAAGGGGCAACAGAAGATACAATCAGACAAATTGCTCTTCAAAATAAGATGGCCGGAGCAGATATTCATCACATCGGAGATGCCGGCTATAATGGAGTTGCCGTACCAGAAAACATTATGGAGTATTCGATTGCAATAAGAGGGAAACGTCACACGTATGTAAGGATGGCACGCTCCATTAATAGGTAA
- the nagE gene encoding N-acetylglucosamine-specific PTS transporter subunit IIBC, translating into MLNFLQRIGKALMLPIALLPAAGLLLRLGQDDFLGIPFMAAAGGAIFDQLPLLFAIGVAIGMSKDGHGAAGLAGAIGYFVLQNGAQSINEDINISFLGGILSGVIAGLLYNKYGEIKLPDWLAFFGGKRFVPIVTAGTMIVLAGIFGVIWPTIQDGINALGQWIIDAGALGVGIYGFLNRLLIPVGLHHVLNSFVWFVFGDYQGATGDLNRFFEGDPEAGIFMAGFFPIMMFGLPAAALAMIVTAKENRRKATAGMLGGIALTSFITGITEPIEFSFMFLSPLLYGVHALLTGLSMVVAYVFDMLHGFTFSAGAIDYVLNFGLAQKPLLLLLQGLVFGAIYFVVFYFLIIKLNLQTPGREEEDFDMEEGEEPAAGGPTGGDKFENMAAHFMQDLGGKSNIKSIDYCATRLRLAIHDIDQVAENKLRKHGANGVMKVSRTNIQVVVGTNVEFVANAMQKQLNQQGEPKPTDEVEEQSTSDAKRPLTGSDFVLPISGKVVPITEVPDDAFSQKMMGDGFAIEPAENSVVSPVDGEVTTVFPSKHAVGITANSGHEILIHVGLDTVKIEGEGFNDFVKAGDKVTKGQRLLEVDFKAIESKVPSIVTPIVFTNLSEDETLTVHKHGEFDQGTEGILEVK; encoded by the coding sequence ATGTTAAACTTTTTACAGCGTATCGGAAAAGCGTTAATGCTTCCAATCGCTTTACTGCCAGCAGCCGGACTATTGCTTCGGTTAGGACAGGATGACTTTCTAGGCATTCCGTTTATGGCTGCAGCAGGAGGAGCTATTTTCGATCAATTACCGCTCCTTTTTGCAATAGGTGTAGCGATAGGGATGTCGAAGGATGGTCATGGCGCCGCTGGACTTGCGGGTGCAATTGGGTACTTTGTGCTGCAAAATGGTGCCCAATCTATTAATGAGGACATCAATATTTCCTTTTTAGGTGGAATATTAAGCGGTGTTATAGCAGGTTTACTCTACAACAAATACGGTGAAATAAAGCTTCCGGATTGGCTTGCATTCTTTGGAGGTAAACGGTTTGTGCCCATCGTAACAGCAGGTACGATGATTGTGCTTGCAGGGATATTTGGGGTTATTTGGCCAACAATTCAGGATGGAATTAACGCACTAGGACAATGGATCATTGATGCAGGAGCACTAGGTGTTGGGATTTATGGTTTCTTGAACCGCCTCCTAATTCCAGTTGGTCTTCACCACGTACTGAATAGTTTTGTATGGTTCGTTTTTGGAGATTATCAGGGAGCTACTGGGGACTTGAACCGTTTCTTCGAAGGTGACCCTGAAGCAGGTATCTTTATGGCTGGTTTCTTCCCAATCATGATGTTTGGACTGCCAGCTGCTGCTTTAGCAATGATCGTGACAGCAAAAGAAAACCGTCGAAAAGCAACGGCAGGAATGCTTGGTGGTATTGCGTTAACTTCATTTATTACGGGGATTACAGAACCAATTGAGTTCTCCTTCATGTTTTTATCTCCATTACTTTATGGTGTGCACGCATTATTAACAGGTCTATCCATGGTTGTAGCATATGTATTTGACATGCTTCATGGCTTTACATTTTCAGCAGGTGCGATTGACTATGTGTTGAACTTCGGCTTAGCACAAAAACCACTGTTACTTCTACTCCAAGGTTTAGTGTTTGGTGCCATTTATTTCGTAGTCTTCTATTTCTTAATCATTAAACTAAATCTGCAAACACCAGGCCGTGAAGAAGAAGACTTTGATATGGAAGAAGGAGAAGAGCCAGCAGCTGGTGGACCTACTGGGGGCGACAAATTTGAAAACATGGCTGCTCACTTTATGCAAGACTTAGGCGGAAAATCGAACATTAAGTCTATTGATTATTGCGCAACACGTTTACGTTTAGCGATTCATGATATCGACCAAGTAGCTGAAAACAAACTAAGAAAGCACGGAGCAAATGGTGTGATGAAAGTAAGTCGCACAAATATCCAAGTGGTCGTAGGGACAAATGTTGAATTTGTGGCCAATGCGATGCAAAAACAACTAAATCAACAAGGTGAGCCTAAACCAACGGATGAGGTGGAGGAACAATCAACTTCTGATGCAAAGAGGCCACTAACAGGTAGTGATTTCGTATTACCGATATCTGGAAAAGTAGTGCCAATAACAGAAGTACCAGACGATGCATTTTCCCAAAAAATGATGGGCGATGGTTTTGCCATTGAACCAGCTGAAAACTCCGTTGTTTCTCCAGTAGACGGGGAAGTCACTACGGTATTCCCATCCAAGCATGCGGTTGGTATTACAGCTAATAGTGGTCATGAGATCTTGATTCACGTTGGGCTGGATACGGTGAAAATAGAAGGAGAAGGCTTCAATGATTTCGTGAAAGCTGGCGATAAAGTAACAAAAGGTCAACGTTTGTTAGAAGTAGATTTCAAAGCAATTGAATCTAAAGTGCCTTCTATCGTAACGCCGATTGTCTTTACGAACTTAAGTGAAGATGAAACGCTTACAGTTCACAAGCATGGTGAATTTGATCAGGGGACAGAAGGAATTCTAGAAGTGAAGTGA
- a CDS encoding GntR family transcriptional regulator has translation MIDKNSPVPIYYQIEEAIKSQIINGVLQPGDALPSEREYTEQYNISRMTVRQAISNLVHAGYLYRQKGRGTFVSKQKIEKNLQGLTSFSEDMRARGMKPGNRLVGFEIIPAPSSIARKLKIEEHTPIYEIKRIRLADDKPMAYERTYIPANLVKGLTEEHVKGSLYDYLEDTLNLVIESATHEIESSLTNEFEMKMLEVPENSSILLIKRQTFLQDGTPLEVVESSYRSDRYKFMTHMIRN, from the coding sequence ATGATCGATAAAAACTCCCCTGTACCTATTTATTATCAAATAGAAGAAGCCATAAAATCCCAAATCATTAACGGAGTGCTACAACCAGGAGATGCATTACCTTCTGAACGTGAATATACAGAACAATACAACATCAGTCGGATGACTGTACGTCAGGCTATAAGCAATCTCGTTCATGCTGGATATTTATATAGACAAAAAGGTAGGGGTACCTTTGTCTCAAAGCAAAAAATTGAAAAAAACCTACAGGGTTTAACGAGCTTTTCTGAAGATATGCGAGCTCGTGGCATGAAACCCGGAAATCGATTAGTTGGCTTTGAAATCATCCCTGCCCCATCTTCTATCGCTAGAAAACTGAAGATAGAAGAACATACTCCTATCTATGAAATTAAAAGGATTCGTCTTGCAGATGATAAACCAATGGCATATGAACGCACCTATATTCCAGCTAATCTTGTTAAAGGGCTTACAGAAGAACACGTTAAAGGATCTTTATACGATTACTTAGAGGACACTCTCAACCTAGTCATTGAATCTGCCACTCACGAAATAGAATCATCTTTGACAAATGAATTTGAAATGAAAATGCTAGAAGTTCCCGAAAACTCTTCTATTCTCCTCATTAAACGTCAAACGTTCTTGCAAGATGGCACCCCATTAGAGGTTGTTGAATCAAGTTATCGTTCAGATCGATATAAGTTTATGACCCATATGATAAGAAATTAA